The region TCGGGAGATACTTCCGCGGCGCTGGCTTCTTATGCCGCGAAGGCGGGAATACCCGCAATCATATTCTTACCTGCGGGAAAAGTTTCCCAAGCGCAATTGATCCAACCCGTCTCCAACGGAGCAAAAGTAATCGCTTTGGAAACCGACTTCGACGGATGCATGAAGATCGTAAAAGAAGTTACGAAAGAAGCAGGCATCTATCTTGCCAATTCCATGAACAGTCTACGGATCGAAGGCCAAAAAACCATCGCTCCCGAAATCGTACAGCAATTGGAGTGGGAAGTTCCGGATTGGATCGTTATTCCGGGCGGTAACCTAGGAAACGTCTCCGCATTAGGTGCCGGTTTCGAAATGGCTTTGGAACTGGGACTTATAAACAAACTTCCTAGAATCGTTTTGGCGCAGGCGCAAAACGCAAACCCTCTTTACTTGTCCTACTTAAACAATTTCGAAACCTTCTCTCCCGTAGACGCGAAGCCTACTCTCGCCTCGGCGATCCAGATAGGAAATCCGGTCTCCGTCCAAAAAGCGATTCGAACTCTGAAAAAGTTCCGAGGCGTAGTGGAACAGGCAAGCGAAGCGGAACTATCCGACGCCTCCGCAAGGACGGATTTGTTCGGCCTGTACAACGATCCTCATACCGGAGTGGCTCTGGCGGCTCTGTATAAATTGTTGGACAAAGGTACAATCGCTAAGGGAGAGAAAGTGGTCGTGGTTTCCACGGCTCACGGCTTGAAATTCACCGAATTCAAACTCAAATTCCACGAAGGAAATATCCCCGGAACGGATACTAAGCTCGTGAACGTTATTCGCTCCTGCAAACCGGAAGTGGCTTCCGTAATGGACGAAATCGGTAAATTCCTACAAACGAAAGGCTGATTTTTTTCACTTTTTGGCGTTTTTTCCATCGCATTTTTCCCGGGCAAGTTTCGTTTTTTAGTCGTAAGCTTGCCCGGCTAAATATAATCGAGAATCCGAATGTACGAGGGAATTGAGGAGCTTCCCCAAGAATTCCTCTTCGAGGTCGAAACGGCCGTTAGGAAAGAAGAGCCGATTTCTATAATTACCTACGTCCTGAGTACTCGGGGCGAAAATAAACTCAAATACCTCATCCAAAGCGTTCTCGCCAAATACAAAAGGGAAGATCTGATAGAGCTCCTTTTTACCTCCGCCAAAGAACTAATCGTAAACGCCACCAAGGCGGCCATAAAGAGAGTGCTATTCAAAGAATTAGGGTTAAATATCAATGATCCAGCCCAGTACGATTTGGGAATGGCGTCTTTTAAAGAGAACTTAGTAAGCCGAAAATTTCCTTATTATCGTAAAAAGATGAAGGAACACGGTCTATTCGTAAAAGTAACCTTAAGTTTCACCGCGGGCAGGATCATATTGCTGGTCCAAAATAATTTCACTCTGGCGGTTCGGGAAGAAAAGAGGATCCGCGAAAAATTCGTACATTCAAAAGAGTTCGATAATCTGTTTGAATATTATATGAAGTATGGAGATACTACGGAAGGCGCAGGAATGGGTATTACAATGGTCGAGATTCTCGTAGCCCAAAGCGGCTATGACCGGCATTTGTTTACTATCTATAGTCGCCAGAGCGAAAATAGAACGGTTGCCAGAGTCGAAATTCCTTTGGACGAGAATTATGTGCCGCGCCGACAAAGGTATCAAAAATGGTTACAAGAAAAGGCCAGCGGGTTAGCCTGACTTAAAAACCGTCCACTGACAATGATTAGGCCTTAAGATCCATGGAACAGAACCCACAAACCAGCAAACTTCAAGAACAGGCAAATCAGATGAACCTGGCTTTGGAGTCAGTTCTGACCGAAGAACAAGCGATAGAGCTTATCCAAGGAAAAATCAAGGACGCTTATCTCCTAAAACTTAGGATAGATGTGGAGAACCGAGCCGGAGTGGTCCTGGGTCTCCTGTCCAGATACAGAAACGAATTTTTAGAATTATATTCCCTCTTCTCCAATTCTTCGATGATTCGGAAAATCAGAACCTTCGAAGACTTCGGTCAGATTTCTCACGACATCGCCGAGGCAGCCAGACAGGAAGCGCCGGATCCGGGACTCTCCGACCAAGTAGGTAGAATTCTTCATACCAAACTTAATAAGCAAATATTAGAACAATATTATCCTATGTGGGACCGAAACGATACCGCCGCGCTCGTAAACATGCTGGAGAATCAGATTAAATCCAATCTGAAAATCAATATGATTCGCGTTCAAGCGGACGTCGAGTTCGTCTCCAGTTTGAAATGTAGAGGAAAGAGTTTCTTTGCGGGAGTTCTTTCTCCCATCGCAAAACCTCCTGAGGAAGTCAGCCCCGACGGGGCTCCCGTCGAGACTCTCGACCCTGAAAAAGCGGCAGTACAAAGACAAATCGAAACCATCCGTAAAGGATTCGGTAGGGTAGTACAGGCTAAGACTATTCTATCTCCAGTAAACGGAATCGATTTCGACGATTTAGTAGAAGGGGATAAAATTCTATTGCAATTGCCCGCAGTTTCTCCGGAAGAAAAGGCCCTGGCAAAAACCCTCGGAGCCATGGATAAGGACGGAAACGTAAAGCCCGTAGTAGGTTCCTTCGTAGCCATCGCTTCCGGAAAAAATGAATACCACATTTTCGCAAAAGGCCCTGTCGGAGTTTTGCTGCAAGCCTTCGAAGAAAGACCAGTCCGATTGGCGCGGCCCAAATCCGCGGTTACCGCTCCTCGACCTGCAAGTATGAGTGGTAAGTCGGGTGGAGACGGTTCTAGTAATACCGTCAATTACGCGATACTAGTGGGGGTCGTCGTTTTAGTGGGATTATTGGCGATCATTCTTCTGAAATAGATTTAGCCTTTTCCTTTTCTATTCGTTACAAGGAAATCAAGGTCGGAGGACTTTTTCCTTCGAGTTGTCGGATCACCCTCTATCCATTGCGTTTCGTAGTTTCCGGATTCTTGATAAAGCTTAAGTATTTAAGAAAAATTGAATCAACTTACAAAAAGCCAAGCGAATCACAATAATTGCGCTATCTGAATGTTATTTCCGCAAGTATCATCGAATACAGCGATTTTGGCCGGCCCCATTTGAGTCGGTTGCATACTGAATTGCACGCCTAACTTACTTAATTTTTCGTATTCTCGATCCACATTCTCCACGTTAAAAGAAGTGTATGGGATCCCCGATTCGAACAATGCCTTTTGGAAAACTCTAGCCGGAGTGAAGCCCATCGGTTCTAGTAACAATTCCACTCCGTCTTGCTCTTCCGGAGAAACGACGGTCAGCCATTTATGTTCCCCCAGTGGAATCTCGGTCTTTTTTACGAAACCTAAAACTTCCGTATAAAATCGCAGCGCCTTGTCTTGGTCTTCCACCAATACGTTCGTTATTCTGATTCTCATACTTTTCTCCTTGCGAGGACGGATTTTATTTTTTTTCCAGAATCTTTTTCAGTCTTTCCAAGTTCCCTTTCATATCTTCGGAGATCATATTGCGAATAAACGGAGTCATTAGATTGGTTGGATAAAGCATCTTGCCGTAATATCCGGAGACGATTTTAGTTCTATTCTCGGATAAAGATTCCACCCTTGTAAAAGCGGAATCTTTGGAGACGAACGGTTCTTGGATTCGTATCTCCACTTCCATTCTCTCCCCTTCTAAAATCTTTACGATTTCCTGCTCTCCGACTCCTACGTCCTTGATATCGCTTTTCCAATAGGAAATAAATCCTACTTTACCATCTTCTCCCGAATATCGCATTTTAATATTCGGATCCAATAGGAACCATTTGCTGTATCGATTCTGGTTCTTTATGTTTTTAATAAAATCGAATGTTTCCTTTTTCGGTCGCTCTACTACGATCTCCGCTTCGGAGTAAAAATTTTTGGGTAGAAAAAGGGCGATTGCAAGTGTTAGAAGTAGCAGTCCTAAAACGGAGAGAAGAATATATTTGAGTACCGACATAGGACAATTCTCCGATACTTTTTAGAAAACGGTCAATTCTTAAGAATCCTTAAGACTTCTTCAAAATTGCTTTTCGTATTTGGATCGGAAGGAAGAAGGAGAAAGTCCCGCGTATTTCTTGAAAGTTCCGGAAAAGGTGCTAGTGCTTTCGAATCCTATCCTGGCAGAAACTTCCGATACGGATAGGCCTTCCTTCAGCATACGTTTGGCCCGATCGATCCGTACGAAAGTGAGATACCGATGAGGAGTCATCCCATAGACGGATTTGAATATCCGTAAAAAATGAAATTTAGAAAGAAAGCTACGACCCGAAATCGCATCCAGATCCAGGTCGGAATCGAACCTTCTATCTATGAATCGCTTGGAGTCGATGATTCTTTCCAGGATCTCCGATTTGGGAGCGACCTCCGAAGTGATTTTCAGAGCCTGCTCCCGATAGAAATTCTTAGAATCCATTAGATAAGAATAAACTATCCTACGACCAAATTCACCAATTTTCCCGGGACATAGATCTCTTTACGGATCTGTTTGCCGTCCAGAAAGACCTGCACCTTATCCAAAGCCTTTGCAGTCCGGATCGCGTCTTCCTGACCGATTTCCTTGGGAGCCTTGAATTCTCCTCTTAGTTTGCCGTTTACCTGGACTACGATGAGTATCTCGTCGTCTACCAGGTATTTTTCCTCCACTTTAGGAAACGGTTCGTAAGTTAAAGAATCGGACTTACCACATAAAGACCAGAGCTCTTCGGCCAAGTGAGGAGCAAAAGGAGCGATCAATAAAAGAAAAGTCTCCAGCACCTTCCGAGGCCTGCGGGAATTTGGAGTCAGCTCGTTTACGAAAATCATCAATTGAGAGATCGCGGTATTGAAAGAGAACTGATTGATATCGTCCTCGATCTTCTTGATCGTCCTATGAAGAATCTTGAGCTCGTCCTCGTTCGGATCGGTATCGTCCAGTCGGAACGATTCTTCGGGACCTCCGTGATACAATCTCCACACTCGATTCAGGAAACGGAAGACGCCTTCTACGCCTCTAGTGCTCCAAGGTTTGACCATTTCGAATGGTCCCATAAACATCTCGAAAAGTCTCAAGCTGTCCGCTCCGAAATTAGAAACCACCTCGTCAGGATTAATCACGTTTCCGAGAGACTTGGACATTTTTCTTTTGTCCTCGCCTAAGATTAGTCCTTGGTGGACCAATTTCTTAAAAGGTTCCGGAGTAGTTACGTAGCCTAGATCAAATAGCACCTTATGCCAAAAACGCGAATAGAGAAGGTGCAGAACCGCATGCTCCGCCCCTCCCACGTATAAATCCACGGGCATCCACGATTTTTCCAGATCAGGATCCACGAACCGACTCGGGTTCTCCGGATCTATGTATCTGAGATAATACCAACAGGACCCGGCCCATTGAGGCATGGTATTCGTTTCCCTGGTTCCGATTTCTCCGGTTGCAGGATCCTTGTATTTCAGCCAATCTCCGGCCAACGCTAAAGGAGATTCTCCCGTACCGGACGGTTTAAACTCTGATAAATTAGGTAATTCTAATGGAAGTTCGGATTCCGGGATCGTCTTAGTGACTCCGGAGGGAAAATGCACCAGCGGAATCGGTTCCCCCCAATATCTTTGGCGAGCGAAAAGCCAATCCCTCAACTTGAATTGGATTTTTCTCTTTCCAATTCCCGTTTTCTCGGACCAATCGGAAATCTTTGCGAACGCTTCCTTATAACCCAGTCCGTCTATGGATACTTCCGGACCGGAGGAATGGATGCAGACGGATTCTTTGGAATCGAAAGCACCTTGGGAAAAATCTCCCTCAATCACCGGTTGGATCTCCAACGAAAACGCTTTTGCGAATTCGTAGTCCCTTTGGTCATGAGCGGGCACGGCCATGATGGCTCCGGTTCCGTATCCGTATAAAACGTAGTCTCCGATCCAGATGGGAATTTTTTTACTAGGATCGGCGGGATTGAGTACATAAGCTCCCGTAAAGACGCCGGATTTTTCCTTGGAAAGCTCGGTCCTATCCAGGTCGCTTTTCAACGCTGAAACTTTTTTGTATTCCTGCACCTTCTCCCATTGTTCCTTGGAAGTCAGAAGATCCACTAAAGGATGTTCCGGTGCGAGAACCATATAAGTGACTCCGAAGACGGTATCGGGGCGAGTGGTATATACTTTCACTCCTCCGGAATTCAAATCTCTGGAATTGCGTATCTTCTCTTCTAAAGAATTCTTGCCGGCTTCGAAATTACGTTTCGTATTCTCTTCGAAAGGAAAGATAAGTTCGAGTCCTTCGCTTTTTCCGATCCAATTCTTCTGCATTTCCAGAGTGGATTGAGGCCAAGTTACGAGCCCGAGGTCTTCCAGAAGACGCTCCGCATAAGCGGTGATACGCATCATATATTGGCGCATCGGCTTACGAACGACTTCGTAACCTTTTCCCACCCATTCTTCTACTTCTTCGTTTGCAAGAACGGTTCCTAAACCGGGGCACCAATTTACGGGGATTTCCGCCTGGTACACCAGTCGAAATCCGGAGAGAATCTGCTCTTTTTGGGACTCGGAGAAGGCCTTCCAGTCCTGAGCGGAGAAGGACTCCAGGTCTTCGAAACCTTGAGAACCTTGTTTTTCCAGACGAGAGAGAAGCTCGGAAATCGGTTTTGCCTTCTTAGCATCGAAATCGTACCAAGATTCGTACAATTTCAGGAAGATCCATTGGGTGAATTTGTAATATTTCGGGTCTGTTGTGGAGATCTCCCTATCCCAATCGTAGGATAATCCGATCAATTTGATCTGTCTGCGGAAATTATCCACATTCTGCTTCGTGGTAATGGCAGGATGAATCCCGGTCTGCATAGCGTATCGTTCCGCGGGTAGACCGAAGGCGTCCCATCCCATAGGATGCAGAACTTCGAAGCCTTTCATTCTCTTATAACGAGATACTATGTCGGTTGCGGTATAACCTTCAGGGTGTCCCACATGTAGTCCCGCGCCCGAGGGATAAGGGAACATATCCAAACAGTAGAATTTAGGCTTAGTGGAACGTAAATCCGTTCGAAACGATGCGTTCTTCTCCCAGAAAGATTGCCATTTTGATTCGATTTCCTGAAACGGATAGTCCATACCGAGAAGATTTTCAGGCTACGCTAGAAACCAATTCTTTTTTCACCGGAAAGAGAGCCTGGAACGGGAACCTAAGACGAAAACAACGGTCTGAAACGAAGAAAGCCGGCTGGACCGGCTTTTTCTGGAAGTTTCTGAACTCGATTGTAGCTTAAAAAGCTTACAAAGTTTTTAGATAAGAAGCGAACTTATTTGCGTACGGAGTCGATCACCTTGATGAGTCTACGAAATGTTTGGTTTAAACAATCACGACAAAGGTCGTACTGAAAAAGATTCGGAGTATTAGTGCCGCATCCTTTGCAAGTAAACTTTTTGCTTTGTGCTTGAGTGTATTCCGCTTCTTGTTCGTTCAAATCCGTCACTGTTAATAATTGCATCTTGCTCCCAGAAAATTCCATCAAGTATCTTTTTATTTACGGAGTGTAAATAAGTCCGGAAGTTTCTTTGTTCTTCCGGTACACCCTCCGCACGTCGAGAGTTACTTTATAAAATCGGCTCTCTCTAGAGTCAAAAAAAATTAGGTTGGAAGTTTGCGAAAATGAGGGCAATTTTTTTGAAAAAAAATTCCAAGGCAGCTTTCCTCTGGAATAGTTTTTCAAATATGGTTTTTTTCCAGGTGAAATAAATTTCCGATCAAGTGCCGAGTTTAGGTCAGTCAAACCCAAGGAAGGTGATGCTTTGTTAACCATTTCAGGCTTATATAAATCTTATTCTGTAGCGGGCGAAAGGTTTAATGTCTTAAAAGATGTTTCATTAGAAGTAAAAGCTGGAGATTTCGTCGCGGTAATCGGTCCTTCAGGATCGGGAAAGTCCACTTTACTCGCAGTATCCGCAGGTTTGGACAAAGCAGATACCGGTTCGGTGGTATTGGACGGCGTATCCTTGTTCGAAAAAAGCGAAGACGAACTCGCAAAGATCAGAGGAAAGCAGATCGGATTCATTTTTCAGAACTTTCAACTTATAAAGACGTTAAACGCTCTCGAAAACGTTTCCCTACCTCTTGCTTTGACGACAAACTTATCGGAGAAAATCATCCATGAAAAGGCGATGTTCTGGTTGGAAAGAGTAGGAATCGCTCATAGAGCGCGTAACTTTCCTAGCCAACTCTCAGGAGGAGAAGAGCAAAGAGTCGCGATCGCTAGATCTTTCATCCATGAACCTAAGATATTATTCGCCGACGAGCCGACCGCAAATTTGGATAAGAAGAACGGCGAGAATATAATGTCTTTATTAAAAGAACTGAATCGGGATAGAGGCTCCACACTGCTCGTAGTAACCCACGATCCGAAAGTCGCATCTATGGCGGATCGAATCCTGGAAATGAGAGACGGCTCCATTCTACAAACACCTAGGTCCAAGAAAGTTGCTAAGAAAACCGGCGCAAGGAAAAAGAAATGAATCTAGGCTTCTTTGTCCGGGTTATGTTCCGGGAGATTCTATCCAAAAAGACGGCTTCTCTGCAAATCATTCTGGCGGTCACGATAGGTACGGGAGCGGTCTTAGCGGTTCATTCTTATAGGGACCAACTAACGCAGTCCATTTTGAAGGAAGCCAAGAATATCATGGGAGCCGATATAATCGCGACGGCGCCCGCCCCTATTACCCCCGAGCAAAAGGCGTTTTTACGCAAGGAATTGCCAAATGGGACGAAATCCTCGGAGTTAGTGCAATTCCCGTCCATGCTCCGAAATCCCTCTTCCCAGGATTCCAGCCTTTCTCTCGTAAAGGCCATCAAAGGAGAATATCCGTATTTCGGAGAGGTTTTAACGGAACCGGAGGGATTGTATCGTAAGCTCGGTCCCGGCGAAATACTCTTGGAAAAGAATCTAATCAAGAATCTAAACCTGAAGATAGGCCAGGAAGTACAATTGGGAGAATCCGGCTTCGTGCTGAAAGGAAGCCTAATCAAGGAACCGGGATTGGCCGGAAATTTCCTGTCTATGGCTCCGAGCAGTATCATTCATAAGGACTCTCTCGCCGAAACCGGTTTGGAGCAAAGAGGTTCTAGGATCAGCTACCAAGTTCCTATTCTTCTTCCGAATAAAACGGACGCATCCGAATGGAAAAAGGACCGATTCAAATCCTTCGCGCAAAACGATCTGATATTGTACGAAAGCACGGAGGCAAATTCCGGATCACAAAAATTCCTAACAAATACCTTGGATTTCTTTTCCCTTCTCGCGTTATGCGCCTTCTTTTTAGGGGGAATTTCCATCCTCCTCACGAGTAGGGCGGTGATCCGATCCAAAGCCAATACATTCGCAATTTATAAATGTTTGGGAGCTGGACCGAATCTGATCTTAGGGTTGGTATTAGGAGAATTGCTTCTGTTGTCCACGATAGGCGCTCTCTTAGGATTCGGATTCAGCATTCTTTTACAGAGTCAAATTCCGAATCTCGCCGCCACAGATTTCTTCTTCGAACCGAAATTTGTTCCGGGATTCAAGGCTTTGATTTGGGGATTGTTTCTTGCCTGGGTGGTTCCTTTGGCTTCCGCTTGGGAAGCGTTATCCCAATCCAAGAAAGTAAGTCCTATGTTCGCTTTGAAATCGGATTTCGCCAAGGAGCTTTCCTCCGTACCCAAACCGGATTTGCGCCAGATCGTTTCCTTTATAGGAGTTTTCGGATTATTCTTCCTGCTAGCTTGGTGGGAAACTTCCGACTGGCTGAAAGGCTTAATCCTTTGCGGAACGTTATTATTCCTACCGATTCTGATGCTCTTGGGAATTATAGTCGTTCGCAAAATATTGTCTTTCGTACTCTCCAAAGCCGAATTCTCTCCTAGCGTAAGAATGGCATTACGAAAATTAGATAGACCTAGAACGGGACTCACCTGGGTTTCGGTGGGACTCGGATCCTCCCTATTCATTCTTCTATTGAGTCTTTTCCTAAGCGATAGCCTATTGGAATACAGCGGAGCTAAGGACAAGGAAAGAAGACCGAATATGTTCGTGATGGATATCCGTCCCGAGCAATTGGACGGCTTCCTGCAAACTACTTCCAAATACAAGGTGGAGAAACTACTTACCGCTCCTGTAATCGGAGCCCGCCTATCTCATATCAACGGAGAATTGGTTAAGAAAGAGGATATGGAACTATCCGCTATGCGAAGAGATTGGAGATCCACCGCAAGAACGAGAGAATATTTTCTTTCTTATAGAGAGGAGCCTTATCCCACCGAAAAGGTGACCGACGGAGATTTTTGGAGAAAAGGAGAAGAGGATCAGATTTCGATCGAAAGGGAATTCTCCAAAAGCCTAAAGGTGGACTTGGGAGATAAACTCACATTCTCCGTAGGAGGAGTGGAAGTCTCGGGAATCATACGCAATTTTCGGTCCGTAAACTGGGCGGACATGCGTCCTAATTTCGTGGTGCTTTTCTCCAAGGGAATTTTGGAAAAGGCTCCCAAATTCTACCTGAGTTCCTACCGGTTGGAGAGTTCCGAAGACAGATACTCTTTACAGAAGGAATTACTCGCCGAGTCCCCCAATCTTACCATCATAGACACCGAAAAAGCGGTGCAGTCCTTTTTGGGAATACTGGAGAAGATTTCCTTCGCGATACGATGGATGACCGGATTAATAGTCGTTTCCTCTCTTCTTCTGATCCTTTCGTCTTTGGAATTGAGCAGAAAGGAAAGATTGGAGGAAACTTCCCTCTTAAGAATCATAGGTGGAACCAAAGAATTCTTAAGAAAATATTTCTTAGCGGAATCTCTTTTCGTATCGAATCTTTCCTTTATTCTTTCTTTCGGATTCGTTTGGCTGGCCTCTTCCTATTTATCGGAGGCGATTTTCGAAATCAGAAGCAGCACTCCCTGGTTGGAAATCGCCATCGTATACTTCGGGGTGAATTTGGCCGTAGCAGGAATGTATTTCGCCACACTTAGAAAGGAATGGGAAAGAAGTCCCACTCTCTATTTAAAGGAAGTTTAATATCCTAACCGGTTTATCGTTTGGTAATCAGATTCTCGACGGGGAAAAGATTCCGAACCGAGCAAACTTTATAATTGGAAGCCGTCGGACAGGCGGCCGTTCCTGTGATTTTGCAACCTTTGCTCTCGCATTTTTTCCGGGTATCGAAAGAGTCATTTCCTGAAAATCTGCAATAATCCCTACAAGAATCGAAACTTCCCGCGGAGCAAAGATAGCAACCGTCGGCAAAAAGATTAGGAGCGTAGGATAAGAAAGCGAGACAAACTACGATTAGAAAATTTCTGGAAACTTTAAACAAGGCAACCCCCCTACAAGAATTTCATTCGGTATCAGCGCTTTTTCTGAATGGAAGCTTGCTCCACTTTTTCTTCCAAGAATTCCGCAAAACGGATCTGGCCTTGGATGAAATTCAGATTATATCTGCTTTCATAAAGCAGAAGCGCGCTGGCGATAAATAAAAAAACACCGCCCACAAGAGCGAATCCGGTCGGGATCCAATATTTCTCGTTCGATAAGGCGACTACGATCCCCAGGCTCAAACTGGAAGTCACGAAGCAAAGAGTCGCGG is a window of Leptospira wolffii serovar Khorat str. Khorat-H2 DNA encoding:
- a CDS encoding helix-turn-helix domain-containing protein, encoding MDSKNFYREQALKITSEVAPKSEILERIIDSKRFIDRRFDSDLDLDAISGRSFLSKFHFLRIFKSVYGMTPHRYLTFVRIDRAKRMLKEGLSVSEVSARIGFESTSTFSGTFKKYAGLSPSSFRSKYEKQF
- a CDS encoding VOC family protein → MRIRITNVLVEDQDKALRFYTEVLGFVKKTEIPLGEHKWLTVVSPEEQDGVELLLEPMGFTPARVFQKALFESGIPYTSFNVENVDREYEKLSKLGVQFSMQPTQMGPAKIAVFDDTCGNNIQIAQLL
- the leuS gene encoding leucine--tRNA ligase, coding for MDYPFQEIESKWQSFWEKNASFRTDLRSTKPKFYCLDMFPYPSGAGLHVGHPEGYTATDIVSRYKRMKGFEVLHPMGWDAFGLPAERYAMQTGIHPAITTKQNVDNFRRQIKLIGLSYDWDREISTTDPKYYKFTQWIFLKLYESWYDFDAKKAKPISELLSRLEKQGSQGFEDLESFSAQDWKAFSESQKEQILSGFRLVYQAEIPVNWCPGLGTVLANEEVEEWVGKGYEVVRKPMRQYMMRITAYAERLLEDLGLVTWPQSTLEMQKNWIGKSEGLELIFPFEENTKRNFEAGKNSLEEKIRNSRDLNSGGVKVYTTRPDTVFGVTYMVLAPEHPLVDLLTSKEQWEKVQEYKKVSALKSDLDRTELSKEKSGVFTGAYVLNPADPSKKIPIWIGDYVLYGYGTGAIMAVPAHDQRDYEFAKAFSLEIQPVIEGDFSQGAFDSKESVCIHSSGPEVSIDGLGYKEAFAKISDWSEKTGIGKRKIQFKLRDWLFARQRYWGEPIPLVHFPSGVTKTIPESELPLELPNLSEFKPSGTGESPLALAGDWLKYKDPATGEIGTRETNTMPQWAGSCWYYLRYIDPENPSRFVDPDLEKSWMPVDLYVGGAEHAVLHLLYSRFWHKVLFDLGYVTTPEPFKKLVHQGLILGEDKRKMSKSLGNVINPDEVVSNFGADSLRLFEMFMGPFEMVKPWSTRGVEGVFRFLNRVWRLYHGGPEESFRLDDTDPNEDELKILHRTIKKIEDDINQFSFNTAISQLMIFVNELTPNSRRPRKVLETFLLLIAPFAPHLAEELWSLCGKSDSLTYEPFPKVEEKYLVDDEILIVVQVNGKLRGEFKAPKEIGQEDAIRTAKALDKVQVFLDGKQIRKEIYVPGKLVNLVVG
- a CDS encoding SRPBCC family protein, which translates into the protein MSVLKYILLSVLGLLLLTLAIALFLPKNFYSEAEIVVERPKKETFDFIKNIKNQNRYSKWFLLDPNIKMRYSGEDGKVGFISYWKSDIKDVGVGEQEIVKILEGERMEVEIRIQEPFVSKDSAFTRVESLSENRTKIVSGYYGKMLYPTNLMTPFIRNMISEDMKGNLERLKKILEKK
- a CDS encoding ABC transporter permease, with the translated sequence MNLGFFVRVMFREILSKKTASLQIILAVTIGTGAVLAVHSYRDQLTQSILKEAKNIMGADIIATAPAPITPEQKAFLRKELPNGTKSSELVQFPSMLRNPSSQDSSLSLVKAIKGEYPYFGEVLTEPEGLYRKLGPGEILLEKNLIKNLNLKIGQEVQLGESGFVLKGSLIKEPGLAGNFLSMAPSSIIHKDSLAETGLEQRGSRISYQVPILLPNKTDASEWKKDRFKSFAQNDLILYESTEANSGSQKFLTNTLDFFSLLALCAFFLGGISILLTSRAVIRSKANTFAIYKCLGAGPNLILGLVLGELLLLSTIGALLGFGFSILLQSQIPNLAATDFFFEPKFVPGFKALIWGLFLAWVVPLASAWEALSQSKKVSPMFALKSDFAKELSSVPKPDLRQIVSFIGVFGLFFLLAWWETSDWLKGLILCGTLLFLPILMLLGIIVVRKILSFVLSKAEFSPSVRMALRKLDRPRTGLTWVSVGLGSSLFILLLSLFLSDSLLEYSGAKDKERRPNMFVMDIRPEQLDGFLQTTSKYKVEKLLTAPVIGARLSHINGELVKKEDMELSAMRRDWRSTARTREYFLSYREEPYPTEKVTDGDFWRKGEEDQISIEREFSKSLKVDLGDKLTFSVGGVEVSGIIRNFRSVNWADMRPNFVVLFSKGILEKAPKFYLSSYRLESSEDRYSLQKELLAESPNLTIIDTEKAVQSFLGILEKISFAIRWMTGLIVVSSLLLILSSLELSRKERLEETSLLRIIGGTKEFLRKYFLAESLFVSNLSFILSFGFVWLASSYLSEAIFEIRSSTPWLEIAIVYFGVNLAVAGMYFATLRKEWERSPTLYLKEV
- a CDS encoding LIC10486 family protein, translated to MEQNPQTSKLQEQANQMNLALESVLTEEQAIELIQGKIKDAYLLKLRIDVENRAGVVLGLLSRYRNEFLELYSLFSNSSMIRKIRTFEDFGQISHDIAEAARQEAPDPGLSDQVGRILHTKLNKQILEQYYPMWDRNDTAALVNMLENQIKSNLKINMIRVQADVEFVSSLKCRGKSFFAGVLSPIAKPPEEVSPDGAPVETLDPEKAAVQRQIETIRKGFGRVVQAKTILSPVNGIDFDDLVEGDKILLQLPAVSPEEKALAKTLGAMDKDGNVKPVVGSFVAIASGKNEYHIFAKGPVGVLLQAFEERPVRLARPKSAVTAPRPASMSGKSGGDGSSNTVNYAILVGVVVLVGLLAIILLK
- the thrC gene encoding threonine synthase, producing MSKTLTKLRAEFRCINDSCGTTYDLNEIVYECRKCGSLLQVSHDLNALKEKSGKEWKELFDSRLGSVKFPNSSGIWNKREWVLPHAEDSDIVSSGEGLSHLFHSERLTKHFGLGGLWIKQCGISHTGSFKDLGMTVLLTQVKHMLSKGVKIRAVACASSGDTSAALASYAAKAGIPAIIFLPAGKVSQAQLIQPVSNGAKVIALETDFDGCMKIVKEVTKEAGIYLANSMNSLRIEGQKTIAPEIVQQLEWEVPDWIVIPGGNLGNVSALGAGFEMALELGLINKLPRIVLAQAQNANPLYLSYLNNFETFSPVDAKPTLASAIQIGNPVSVQKAIRTLKKFRGVVEQASEAELSDASARTDLFGLYNDPHTGVALAALYKLLDKGTIAKGEKVVVVSTAHGLKFTEFKLKFHEGNIPGTDTKLVNVIRSCKPEVASVMDEIGKFLQTKG
- a CDS encoding ABC transporter ATP-binding protein, with amino-acid sequence MLTISGLYKSYSVAGERFNVLKDVSLEVKAGDFVAVIGPSGSGKSTLLAVSAGLDKADTGSVVLDGVSLFEKSEDELAKIRGKQIGFIFQNFQLIKTLNALENVSLPLALTTNLSEKIIHEKAMFWLERVGIAHRARNFPSQLSGGEEQRVAIARSFIHEPKILFADEPTANLDKKNGENIMSLLKELNRDRGSTLLVVTHDPKVASMADRILEMRDGSILQTPRSKKVAKKTGARKKK